The Synechococcus sp. RS9909 genomic interval CTCCAGACCCTCCTGCCGCAGCGCCCGGCGTCGATAGAGGAGCCCCGCGAGCGGACCGAGCAGGGCGAGCAACAGGGGCCACCAGCCCAGGCCCGGCTGGAGCTGGCGCAGCACCAGGCCCAGGCAACCGGCACCGATCGTGCCCAGGAGGGAGAGCAGCAGGGCGAGCGGCGCACTGGCTGCCACCGTGGCCTGATACCGCAACACCTGGCGTTCGGCATCGACGCCTCGCTGCACCCAGCCGCGTTGCTCCAGCCATTGGCTCAGGCCTTCGAGCACCTCCAGGGCCGGCCGCGGTGATTGCACATCCACCACTGTGGTGCGGTCTTTGCTGGCAGCCCTGAGGAAAAACACCAGACCGATGGCCAGCAGCAGGGTCAACAGCAGGGTGGAGATCTGGAAGGAGGGCATCCGCCGATGGAACCGCGCTGGATCGTTCCGTTCTAGTGCGCCACGGGCCGGTCGCTTTCGGCGAGATGGTCGATCAGCCAACGACGCCATTGCGTCATCAAGCGCTCCGCCGGTTCGCGCGCTTCATGTTGCAGGTGGAGCATGCTGCGGGGGCGTCCGCGGCTCGGGCAGCGTTTGCTGTAGTGGCCGAGCATGCCCTGACCGTCGAGAAAGGCGAGGGCCTGGTGCAGCACCGTTTCCGAGAGTCGCAGTTCCGGGTGTTCGTGCTGGAGACGCTGCAGCAGCCCTGAGGGGTAGCTGTCCTGGCGGAGGAGGCAGTCGAGCACCCAGCACACCGCCAGTTCTAGGTCGAGGAAGCGCGGCGGTGGCTGGTGAAAGTAATGCTCGATATCGGCCAGGCAGGCGCGGGAGGCTTTGCGTTGGGTCTGCACGACGACGCGGATCATTCGTCTCATTCTGCTCTAACCCGATCTCACTCTGATTTTCAAGGGTGTGGCGGAAAGCCGTGCCACCGAGCGCGTCAGAGTGGCGTGATCCAGCGTCTCTCTCCGCGCACCCCATGGCTGACAGCACCGAACCCAGGGATTTCGCCGTGTTTGATGGCGATCTGGATGCCGCCTGGGCCGATCGCTATGCCAAGGCCAGCCGCCTGGCGGTTGACACCGAAGCGATGGGCCTGGTCCACGGTCGGGATCGCCTCTGTCTGGTGCAACTCTGCGATGGCGACGACAACGTGTCGTGTGTGCGCATCGGTCTTGGTCAGTGCGAGGCGCCTCGCCTGAAGGCTCTGATGGAAGCCGCGGCGGTGGAGAAGGTGTTCCATTTCGCCCGTTTTGATGTGGCGGCCCTCGCCAGTGGGTTGGGGATTGCCGTTGATCCGATCTTCTGCACCAAGGTGGCGTCGCGACTGGCCCGCACCTACAGCCCCAAGCACGGTCTCAAGGAGGTGGTGCTCGAGTTAGTGGGCGTTGAGCTCGACAAGCAGGCCCAGAGCAGCGACTGGGGCCGGGTGGAGGAGCTCAGTGAGGCCCAGCTGGCCTATGCCGCCAACGATGCGCGTTATCTGTTGCCAGCGCGGGAGCGACTGGAGGTGATGCTGCGTCGGGAGGGTCGCTGGGAGCTCGCCCAGCGCTGTTTCCGTTGCATTCCTGTGATGTCGGAGCTGGATCGTCTGCGCTTCGCACAGACCTTCGAGCACTGAGTCGAGCAGCGAGTGGTCAGTCTTCGAGCATGAAATGCTCGTCTTCCGGGCTCGCCACCAGCAGGGCATCGAGCCCGGAGCCATCCGCTTCCTCTGGGGTGTCGCGAGCGTTCTGTGCTTCGGCCAGCAGTTGCCTGGCCATCGCTTTGCGCGCCTCCAGATCCCTCACGCCATCGCGGGCGGCAGCGAGTTCCACCCTTCGCCGTGCCGAGGCCTGACTGATGCTCAAGCAGCTGGCTATTTCAGCGCAGAGCCGGAGATAGTCATGGTCCTGAATCGCGGCCATGGCGTGCTGACGGAGAACGTTCAGTATCCGTGATCAGTTGTTGCTGGATCCGTTGGGCGAGGGCGGCGCTGCCGCCGGGAGGTCCCATGCGCTGCCGGCCGATGCGGCCCAGCGCCTCTCGCAGGCGTGCGCTCTCCAGGAGAGCGGCCAGGTGTTGGCGCAGGTCGGCCGCGTTCCGGCATGACCGCACCGCGCCTCCGAGCAGTCGGCTCTGCCGTGTGGCGAAGGCGCGGGTGAACTGGGGACCGGGTCCCGGCAGCGAGAGGCTTGGCACGCCCAGCCCCACCAGTTGCTCGGTGGCCGTGCCTGCGGTGGCCAGACCCACTTCGGCCCAGCTGGCCCAGTCCTGAAAGCGCCCCCGCCCCAGCAGCAGCAACTGCACCCCGTTCACCCAGCAGGCGCTGGCTCCCAGGGCGTCGGCGGGAGGAGGGCAGGGGCGGTAGCCGAGGCGGGTGAGCAGCGAGGCCAGGGGTTGTTGTTCCGGTTGGGATCCCGTGGCCATCAGCAGGGCAATCGGCACCGGGCTCTGCCAGCCCTCCAGGGCTTGGAGCAGCCGTTCGGCATTGCGGAGCGCTTCCGGCATCCGGCTACCGCAGAGCAGCAGAATGCGCCGACAACGCTCCAGGGCTGCCGGCACAGGCGTCGAACGGAAGCCATCCATCATTGGATTGCCGGGGGCCTCGGCCCTGACGCGATGCCGCTGCAGGCCTCGGGCCGTGATCCGGTCGCGCGTCGCCACCAGACGGCAACGGCGGCTGCGCATCAGGAGCCATTCCCATGGATCCCATTCACTGCCCTTGAGGCGGTGGTAGCGGTCGCTGGGGGAACGCCCGGGGCCGCTGCGCCAGGTGTAGTCGCTTTTCGGTGTTCCCACGAATCCGAAGGGGCGTCCCGCCCCCCAGGCCATCAGCAAGGGCAGCAGATCTCCCACGGCCAGCACCGCATCCACGCGCTTTCGCTCTCGACGCAGGCAGCGCCATTGGCGCCAGCTCAGCAGGGCCAGCCCGGAGCTGAGATCAGCCAGCAAGCCCCGCAGGCTCTGATTGCTGAAGCCGCCGCTCGGCAGCGCCGCAGGCGGACCCACCCGCTCGATCCAACCCGCTTGCTCGGCGGCTGTGAAGGTGGCCCCGGTGCCCACCATCGGCAGAACCCGCAGCCTCAGGCCTGGGCAGAGGCGATGCAGAGCTTCGAGGATGCGCAGGGCGATCAGGTCTTCGCCATGGCCGTTGCTCAGCACCAACAGGGAGCCGCTGCCCGCAGGGATCCCCGCGCCCACACTGATACGATCCGCTGATGGGAGCGCGGCTCCCCCGATGGCGGCATGGCCAAGTGGTAAGGCAGAGGATTGCAAATCCTTTATCCCCAGTTCGAATCTGGGTGCCGCCTTTCGTCCGATTGCATCAATAGCTTTCTCTGTCGGTGGGCTGAGGAACGATCGTTGCTGCACCGCGGGCCTGGGCAAAAGGGAAGGACAGGCGGGTCTCCGGATTGAGCCCGCTGAATCCTGTCAGATGCATCGCCGCCGCTCTGCCCTCGATCAGAGCGCGGCCACACCGCGCAGCATGGCACCGTCCTGGAGCTGGGCTTCGCATTGCAGCTGGCCTCGCTGGATCTGGCAGCTGCCCTGCACAGGCCAGGCCTGCGGCACCCCCATGGCCAAACCGATCGGATCGACCCGTCCTTCCGACGCACTGGAGACCTCCCCGCGCCACTCGCTTGCGCTCAGCTGACAGCGCCCGCCTTCGCAGTGCAGTGGGATGGTCTTGGCGGGGCCGATCACCACAAAGGTGAGCTGGTGGTTGGCGCTGTCGTCCGGGCCGGAGCCAGTGAAGCGGAGGCTCAGCACGGCGGGGCCGCGGCGGGTCAGCTCCACCAGGCCGCAGGGCCCCTCGTGTCCTTCGGAGAGGGTGTAGCGACAGTTTGAGCTGAATGTTTTGAACCGACCCACCGCTGATAAGGGTTGGGCCGCAGCGGTGCCGGGTGCGATCAGGCTGATGGCGAGAACGAGCAGGGGCAGCAGCCGATCAATAGTCACTGTCGGCGACGCACATGCCAAGGCAACGAAGTCCATTCTCCGCCGTGCGGCGGCAGTGCCGGCAGAGGATGGTCGCGTTGGCGCCGCGATCGTCCTGGCGATCCTCCGGGTGGCCAGCCGCACCTGGGTTGGCGGTGGTGGGCGGGGCGTCGGAGGTCATGGCGGGTTCCGCGTCGATGGCGATCACAGCACAGAAGGCGATCATGGCGTTCAGCGGCGGTGGCTGGGGTGACGGGAATCGGTTTCGGGACCTGGGCCTGGGGGAATCAATTGCTCTGGGGCTACCAGCCAGACCGGGATGACCCTTTGCTGGTGGAGACCCTTCAGGTGGCCATCGCGTCAGGGCTGTCGCTGGTGGATACGGCCGATTCCTATGGCACCGGCCGCCTCAATGGTCGCAGCGAGTTCTTGCTGGGTCAGGGGCTGGATGGTCTGTCTGTTGCGGAACGCTCCCGCCTCACCGTGGCCACCAAACTGGCTCCCTTCCCCTGGCGCCTCGGGCGTCGCGGCTTTGCGCGGGCGTTTCAGGCCAGCCGTGAGCGTTTGCGGGGGCATTGCGAT includes:
- a CDS encoding cofactor assembly of complex C subunit B; protein product: MPSFQISTLLLTLLLAIGLVFFLRAASKDRTTVVDVQSPRPALEVLEGLSQWLEQRGWVQRGVDAERQVLRYQATVAASAPLALLLSLLGTIGAGCLGLVLRQLQPGLGWWPLLLALLGPLAGLLYRRRALRQEGLEIRLMSSNESGGSTIRLRAHRDELIALELDLAGPLELASDGSLLSSPI
- a CDS encoding helix-turn-helix transcriptional regulator, with amino-acid sequence MIRVVVQTQRKASRACLADIEHYFHQPPPRFLDLELAVCWVLDCLLRQDSYPSGLLQRLQHEHPELRLSETVLHQALAFLDGQGMLGHYSKRCPSRGRPRSMLHLQHEAREPAERLMTQWRRWLIDHLAESDRPVAH
- a CDS encoding ribonuclease D, yielding MADSTEPRDFAVFDGDLDAAWADRYAKASRLAVDTEAMGLVHGRDRLCLVQLCDGDDNVSCVRIGLGQCEAPRLKALMEAAAVEKVFHFARFDVAALASGLGIAVDPIFCTKVASRLARTYSPKHGLKEVVLELVGVELDKQAQSSDWGRVEELSEAQLAYAANDARYLLPARERLEVMLRREGRWELAQRCFRCIPVMSELDRLRFAQTFEH
- a CDS encoding lipid-A-disaccharide synthase-related protein — protein: MGAGIPAGSGSLLVLSNGHGEDLIALRILEALHRLCPGLRLRVLPMVGTGATFTAAEQAGWIERVGPPAALPSGGFSNQSLRGLLADLSSGLALLSWRQWRCLRRERKRVDAVLAVGDLLPLLMAWGAGRPFGFVGTPKSDYTWRSGPGRSPSDRYHRLKGSEWDPWEWLLMRSRRCRLVATRDRITARGLQRHRVRAEAPGNPMMDGFRSTPVPAALERCRRILLLCGSRMPEALRNAERLLQALEGWQSPVPIALLMATGSQPEQQPLASLLTRLGYRPCPPPADALGASACWVNGVQLLLLGRGRFQDWASWAEVGLATAGTATEQLVGLGVPSLSLPGPGPQFTRAFATRQSRLLGGAVRSCRNAADLRQHLAALLESARLREALGRIGRQRMGPPGGSAALAQRIQQQLITDTERSPSARHGRDSGP